The proteins below come from a single Dinghuibacter silviterrae genomic window:
- a CDS encoding efflux RND transporter periplasmic adaptor subunit: MQLFCSPSFLPVMGICVLLSITACQETKAKKTESTTPIVDVIIARNQSMTNPVEASGTVVANQSVSLQPETSGRLIYLDVPEGRVVQAGTVIARINDSDLIAQKNKTQLLLDLAVQTRERLSKLLAINGINQTTYDTMTNQVNSLRSDLDYYNAMIEKTIVRAPFTGVLGLRQVSLGAYLSPASVIATLQQTDSLRIDFTIPDQYASVLHKGGTVTVVTDGLTPVREKAVILAVEPQVNVTTRNITARALLVHSRANIGAFAKVFVDGGGDRQAIMIPTSALIPDDRNNDVVTVKNGKSVYVGVTTGIRQANLVEITGGLQPGDSVVVSGIMFTQVNGPVSVRSITTLDAFKQ; this comes from the coding sequence ATGCAATTGTTTTGCAGCCCATCCTTTTTGCCGGTGATGGGTATTTGTGTGCTCCTTTCGATCACGGCCTGCCAGGAAACAAAAGCGAAGAAGACCGAAAGCACGACGCCCATTGTCGATGTGATCATTGCCAGGAACCAATCCATGACGAATCCCGTCGAGGCAAGCGGGACGGTGGTGGCCAACCAGTCGGTATCGCTTCAACCGGAAACGTCGGGGCGGCTGATCTACCTCGACGTGCCCGAGGGCAGGGTGGTGCAGGCGGGCACGGTCATCGCGCGCATCAACGACTCGGACCTGATCGCACAAAAGAACAAGACGCAACTATTGCTGGACCTGGCGGTGCAGACGCGGGAACGTTTGTCGAAGCTGCTTGCGATCAACGGGATTAACCAGACCACCTACGATACAATGACCAACCAGGTCAACAGCCTGCGTTCGGACCTTGATTATTACAATGCGATGATCGAAAAAACGATCGTTCGCGCGCCGTTTACGGGTGTGCTGGGGCTGCGGCAGGTGAGCCTTGGCGCGTATCTGTCGCCGGCGAGCGTCATCGCTACCTTGCAGCAAACGGACAGCCTCCGGATCGACTTTACCATACCGGATCAATATGCAAGCGTGCTCCATAAGGGGGGGACCGTTACGGTGGTGACGGACGGGCTGACACCGGTACGGGAAAAAGCGGTCATCCTTGCCGTGGAACCCCAGGTGAACGTGACGACGCGCAACATCACCGCCCGCGCGCTGCTCGTACACAGCCGCGCGAACATCGGGGCCTTTGCAAAGGTCTTTGTAGACGGGGGCGGGGACAGACAAGCCATCATGATTCCTACCAGCGCCCTTATCCCCGATGACCGCAACAACGATGTTGTGACCGTGAAAAATGGCAAGTCCGTGTATGTGGGGGTGACCACGGGTATCCGCCAGGCCAACCTCGTCGAGATCACGGGAGGCTTGCAGCCGGGGGATTCCGTCGTCGTGTCGGGCATTATGTTTACCCAGGTGAACGGACCCGTATCGGTCAGAAGCATTACCACCCTGGACGCCTTCAAGCAATAA
- a CDS encoding 5-(carboxyamino)imidazole ribonucleotide synthase has protein sequence MQKVGILGGGQLGRMLLQAAANYPVITYVLENDPHCPAAHLCHHFVQGDIRDYDTVYHFGKQVDTVTIEIESVNVDALERLEAEGVKVYPKPSALRIIKNKVQQKLFYKDKEIPTAPFVILENREALRAHLGELPAVQKIGEGGYDGRGVHILHGPEDLEQGFDAPSVLEKLIPIKKELSVIVATNGHGENAIYPATEMVFHPELNLLDYQLCPADIPRETLWKAEAMAMMVVKGLASPGIFAVELFVDARGDVWVNETAPRVHNSGHHTIEAAYSSQFDMLWRLMLGYPLGNPEIRQPSALLNVVGAEGFEGDARYEGLDDILKMANTFVHLYGKKTTKPGRKMGHITLIGKDRQELVYQAGVIKKLFRVIA, from the coding sequence ATGCAGAAAGTGGGCATCCTTGGCGGAGGGCAATTGGGTAGAATGCTGTTGCAAGCCGCGGCCAATTATCCCGTCATCACCTATGTCCTTGAAAACGATCCGCATTGTCCCGCTGCTCACCTTTGTCACCACTTCGTACAAGGGGACATCCGGGACTACGATACGGTATACCACTTTGGCAAACAAGTGGATACGGTGACCATCGAGATCGAATCGGTGAACGTGGACGCATTGGAGCGTCTGGAAGCGGAAGGCGTGAAAGTCTATCCCAAGCCGTCGGCGCTCCGCATCATCAAAAACAAGGTTCAACAAAAGCTTTTTTATAAGGACAAAGAGATCCCCACCGCGCCCTTCGTAATTCTCGAAAACCGCGAAGCATTGCGGGCGCACCTGGGGGAACTGCCGGCCGTCCAAAAGATCGGGGAAGGCGGGTATGACGGGCGGGGTGTACACATCCTTCATGGGCCCGAGGACCTGGAACAGGGTTTTGACGCGCCTTCGGTGTTGGAAAAACTGATCCCTATCAAAAAGGAGCTCTCCGTCATCGTCGCGACCAACGGGCACGGGGAAAATGCGATCTATCCCGCCACCGAAATGGTGTTTCACCCGGAGCTCAACTTGTTGGACTACCAGCTTTGCCCGGCCGACATTCCCCGTGAAACTTTGTGGAAGGCGGAGGCCATGGCCATGATGGTAGTCAAGGGGCTCGCCTCGCCGGGCATCTTTGCGGTGGAGCTTTTCGTGGACGCCAGGGGAGATGTATGGGTAAACGAAACCGCCCCCCGCGTCCACAACAGCGGTCACCACACCATAGAAGCCGCTTACTCCTCCCAATTCGACATGTTGTGGCGGTTAATGCTGGGGTATCCCCTGGGAAACCCGGAGATCCGTCAGCCGTCGGCGTTGCTCAACGTCGTGGGCGCCGAAGGCTTTGAAGGCGACGCCCGGTACGAGGGTTTGGACGATATTTTGAAGATGGCCAATACTTTTGTTCACCTCTACGGCAAGAAGACCACCAAGCCGGGGCGCAAGATGGGGCACATCACCCTCATCGGGAAGGACCGCCAGGAGCTCGTTTATCAGGCCGGCGTGATCAAGAAATTGTTCCGCGTGATCGCGTAA
- the hppD gene encoding 4-hydroxyphenylpyruvate dioxygenase, giving the protein MSATAIKAVPVVSTDFLPLQGTDYVEFYVGNAKQAAHFYRTAFGFQPLAYAGPETGARNRASYAVRQNKLTFVFTTPLADEGPIADHIRLHGDGVKCLALRVDDATSAWKETTTRGGRSFMEPTVLKDEHGVLVLSGIHTYGDTVHLFVERKDYTGAFMPGYRAWNTPHFQSNSTGLLYVDHCVGNVGWNQMNTWVKFYEDVMGFRNILSFDDKDISTEYSALMSKVMSNGNGFVKFPINEPAEGKKKSQVEEYLEFYKGEGVQHVALATADIVTTVRDLRSRGVEFLQVPTSYYDDLLARVGTIDESIDPLRELGILVDRDDEGYLLQIFTKPVEDRPTLFFEIIQRKGAKSFGKGNFKALFEAIEREQELRGNL; this is encoded by the coding sequence ATGTCCGCTACTGCCATCAAGGCCGTGCCCGTGGTTTCCACGGATTTCCTTCCCCTTCAGGGTACCGATTACGTTGAATTTTATGTAGGCAACGCCAAACAGGCCGCCCATTTCTATAGAACCGCTTTTGGCTTCCAGCCCCTCGCTTATGCCGGGCCCGAAACCGGCGCCCGCAACCGCGCCAGCTATGCCGTCCGTCAAAACAAGCTCACCTTTGTCTTTACCACCCCGCTCGCAGATGAAGGGCCCATCGCCGATCACATCCGCCTCCACGGCGACGGCGTCAAATGCCTCGCCCTCCGCGTAGACGACGCCACGTCCGCCTGGAAAGAAACCACCACCCGCGGGGGGCGCTCCTTTATGGAGCCCACGGTTTTAAAAGATGAACACGGTGTATTGGTCCTTTCCGGTATCCACACCTACGGAGACACCGTCCACCTCTTCGTCGAACGCAAAGACTACACCGGCGCCTTTATGCCCGGCTATCGTGCCTGGAACACCCCACACTTCCAAAGCAACTCCACCGGCCTGCTCTATGTCGACCACTGTGTCGGCAACGTAGGCTGGAACCAGATGAACACCTGGGTGAAATTCTACGAAGACGTCATGGGTTTCCGCAACATCCTCAGCTTTGACGACAAAGACATTTCCACCGAATACTCCGCCCTCATGAGCAAGGTCATGAGCAACGGCAACGGCTTCGTGAAATTTCCCATCAACGAACCCGCCGAAGGCAAAAAGAAATCCCAGGTCGAAGAATACCTCGAATTCTACAAGGGCGAAGGCGTTCAACACGTCGCCCTTGCCACCGCCGACATCGTCACCACCGTCCGCGACCTCCGCAGCCGGGGCGTCGAGTTCCTCCAGGTGCCCACCAGCTACTACGACGACCTCCTCGCCCGCGTCGGCACAATAGACGAGTCCATCGACCCCCTCCGCGAGCTCGGGATCCTCGTCGACCGCGACGACGAAGGCTACTTACTGCAAATCTTTACCAAGCCCGTCGAAGACCGGCCAACACTGTTCTTTGAGATTATCCAACGAAAGGGAGCGAAGAGCTTTGGGAAGGGGAATTTTAAGGCGCTCTTCGAGGCGATTGAAAGGGAGCAGGAGTTGCGGGGGAATTTATAA
- the aqpZ gene encoding aquaporin Z: MKPSLFQKCLAEFFGTLVLVLMGCGSAVLAGSHVGFLGIAFAFGLSVVGMAYAIGHISGCHINPAITISMWVTRKLPAADTLGYVVAQIAGGIVGAGILYVIASGHADYSLATNGLGQNGVGDGSPDHYPLASGLIAEVVFTCIFLLVVHGSTSKNNTTPIAGLGIGLTLTLIHIVGIPVTGVSVNPARSIGPALFVGGEALKDLWVFIVAPIAGGILGGIIWKMVDTWKKV, encoded by the coding sequence ATGAAACCCTCTCTTTTCCAAAAATGTCTCGCTGAATTTTTCGGGACCCTCGTTCTTGTCCTCATGGGTTGCGGCAGTGCCGTCCTCGCGGGCAGCCACGTCGGCTTCCTGGGGATCGCCTTTGCGTTTGGCCTCTCCGTCGTCGGTATGGCCTACGCCATCGGCCACATCTCCGGCTGCCACATCAACCCCGCCATCACCATTTCCATGTGGGTCACCCGTAAACTCCCCGCGGCCGATACCCTGGGCTACGTCGTTGCCCAAATCGCCGGCGGCATCGTCGGCGCCGGCATCCTCTACGTCATCGCCTCCGGCCATGCCGACTACAGCCTTGCCACCAACGGCCTCGGCCAAAACGGTGTAGGCGACGGCTCCCCCGACCACTACCCCCTGGCGAGCGGTCTGATCGCCGAAGTCGTCTTCACGTGCATCTTCCTGCTCGTCGTCCACGGGAGCACCAGCAAAAACAACACCACCCCCATTGCCGGTCTTGGCATCGGGCTTACCCTTACCCTCATCCACATCGTCGGGATCCCCGTTACCGGGGTCTCCGTCAATCCGGCGCGCAGCATCGGGCCGGCCCTTTTTGTAGGGGGGGAGGCGCTGAAAGATCTTTGGGTATTTATTGTGGCGCCAATTGCAGGAGGGATCCTTGGGGGGATTATTTGGAAGATGGTGGATACGTGGAAGAAGGTGTAA
- a CDS encoding YciI family protein — MSTKMYFFLKLHPPRASFALDMTPEERAVMQQHVEYWAPHVAGGTMLVMGPVADPAGVYGIGILAVDSEEQLKELIGADPANGMNRYEVHPMRVRTAMP, encoded by the coding sequence ATGTCAACCAAAATGTACTTTTTTCTGAAGCTTCACCCGCCAAGGGCCTCCTTTGCCCTGGATATGACACCGGAAGAGCGGGCCGTCATGCAGCAGCACGTGGAGTATTGGGCCCCCCACGTGGCGGGGGGGACGATGCTGGTCATGGGGCCGGTCGCGGACCCGGCGGGTGTGTACGGGATAGGAATCCTTGCCGTGGACAGCGAAGAGCAGTTGAAGGAACTGATCGGCGCCGACCCCGCGAACGGAATGAACAGGTACGAGGTGCACCCGATGCGGGTGCGGACCGCTATGCCGTGA
- a CDS encoding sugar MFS transporter, with amino-acid sequence MSISSSNRTGYALFIIGVLFFIFGFVTWLNGTLIPFLKLACQLHTDLQAFFVTFAFYIAYFFLAIPSALILEKTGYKNGMALGLVVMALGSLVFVPAAQLRSFPLFLIGLFVQGTGLSLLQTASNPYISILGPLDSAAKRMSIMGICNKVAGVLSPLIVGAIVLKNASSLEGQIHAATDPTQKEALLSALAARVIVPYLVMAGILILLAIMIKASSLPEIQTEKSVGGASSEKTSVFQYPHLLLGVLCIFVYVGVEVLAGDGIGTFGKALGISLDKTKYFTTFTLAAMLVGYVIGIITIPRYLSQSTALRICAISGLAFSVGILTTTGYTAITFIALLGLSNSLMWPAIWPLALEGLGRFTKIASALLVMGIAGGALLPLLYGGLKDNAHVFNNLAYCICLIPCYAYILYFALGGHNVGKPVLVTA; translated from the coding sequence ATGAGTATATCTTCATCCAACCGCACCGGCTACGCGCTGTTTATCATCGGCGTCCTGTTTTTCATCTTTGGTTTTGTGACCTGGCTCAACGGAACACTGATCCCGTTCCTCAAACTCGCCTGCCAGTTGCACACCGACCTCCAGGCTTTCTTTGTGACCTTTGCGTTTTATATCGCCTACTTTTTCCTGGCGATACCCAGCGCGCTCATCCTTGAAAAGACCGGCTACAAAAACGGGATGGCCCTGGGGCTGGTCGTCATGGCGCTGGGATCCCTGGTTTTTGTTCCGGCCGCCCAGCTGCGCAGCTTCCCGCTTTTCCTGATCGGCCTGTTTGTACAGGGCACCGGTCTTTCGCTTTTGCAAACTGCATCCAATCCCTACATAAGCATCCTCGGCCCCCTGGACAGCGCCGCCAAACGCATGAGCATCATGGGTATCTGTAACAAGGTCGCCGGCGTGCTCAGTCCCCTGATCGTCGGCGCGATTGTTCTCAAAAATGCCTCCAGCCTGGAAGGACAGATCCATGCCGCGACCGATCCCACGCAAAAGGAAGCCTTGCTGTCCGCCCTGGCCGCCCGCGTCATCGTCCCCTACCTCGTCATGGCGGGTATCCTGATCCTGCTGGCGATCATGATCAAAGCTTCTTCCCTCCCGGAAATTCAAACTGAAAAATCCGTTGGTGGGGCATCTTCCGAAAAAACAAGCGTCTTTCAATATCCCCACCTGTTGTTGGGTGTCCTTTGCATCTTCGTGTACGTGGGCGTCGAAGTACTGGCGGGTGACGGCATCGGCACCTTTGGCAAGGCCCTCGGCATCAGCCTGGATAAAACCAAATACTTCACCACCTTCACCCTCGCGGCTATGCTGGTGGGTTATGTCATCGGCATCATCACCATCCCGCGCTACCTCAGCCAGTCGACGGCCCTAAGGATATGCGCCATTTCAGGGCTTGCCTTTAGTGTAGGGATCCTCACCACCACCGGCTATACCGCCATCACGTTTATCGCCCTGCTGGGCCTGTCCAATTCCCTGATGTGGCCTGCCATCTGGCCCCTTGCCCTGGAAGGTCTTGGCCGTTTCACCAAGATCGCCTCGGCCCTGCTGGTTATGGGCATTGCCGGCGGCGCGTTGCTCCCCCTGCTCTACGGCGGTCTTAAAGACAACGCCCATGTCTTCAACAACCTCGCCTATTGCATCTGCCTTATCCCCTGTTACGCCTATATCCTGTACTTTGCCCTCGGCGGTCACAACGTCGGGAAACCAGTACTCGTCACGGCATAG
- a CDS encoding L,D-transpeptidase family protein, with product MKFVSIQILFFLLVVSYSHAQTYVGIQSTNARLAPLIKGGEDTLRKQFEAKGLQWPAKYIYMRSFKYEKELEVWVKNDIQDTFRLFKVYKVCRTSGKMGPKRRQGDMQVPEGFYYINGFNPNSNYHLALGLDYPNLSDRLKSGASDLGGDIYIHGSCVSVGCIPILDNQIEEVYMLAAISRQEGQDYIPVHIFPIRYNLENSAAFLKNQIRDDKDWARFNEQLRSSFDYFEEHHRLPVIAVDSRGDYVIK from the coding sequence GTGAAGTTCGTGTCCATCCAAATCCTGTTCTTCCTGCTGGTCGTCTCCTACTCCCACGCACAGACGTATGTCGGTATCCAATCCACCAATGCCCGCCTGGCCCCGCTGATCAAGGGTGGGGAAGATACATTGCGTAAACAGTTCGAAGCCAAGGGGCTCCAATGGCCCGCCAAGTATATCTACATGCGTTCCTTCAAGTACGAGAAGGAGCTGGAGGTGTGGGTCAAAAACGACATACAGGATACGTTCCGTTTGTTCAAGGTGTACAAGGTGTGCCGGACTTCGGGCAAGATGGGCCCCAAACGCCGCCAGGGAGACATGCAGGTGCCCGAAGGCTTTTACTACATCAACGGTTTTAATCCCAACAGCAACTACCACCTGGCGCTGGGCCTGGACTACCCGAACCTTTCGGACCGGCTGAAAAGTGGGGCGTCGGACCTCGGGGGTGACATTTATATCCACGGTTCCTGTGTGTCGGTCGGCTGTATCCCCATCTTAGACAACCAGATAGAGGAGGTGTATATGCTGGCCGCGATTTCCCGGCAAGAAGGGCAGGACTATATCCCGGTGCATATTTTCCCCATCCGTTATAACCTGGAAAACTCCGCGGCCTTTCTCAAAAACCAGATCCGGGACGATAAGGACTGGGCCAGGTTCAACGAACAATTGCGGTCGTCCTTCGACTATTTCGAGGAACACCACCGTCTGCCGGTGATTGCTGTCGACAGCCGGGGGGACTACGTGATTAAATAG
- a CDS encoding alkaline phosphatase family protein has product MRLFFLSLISLSISLGALAQTTDEYRRPYDTSTLEPGKGAILLPYNRLINPAGTVLHFGSGALENHSLDAVLLPGGDVLAVEDRYGVAFVRVPDNQLIFRLDYGKEAFRGCMSTYSGIKTYTDADGQVHVLWSASETGHGKAYLFDALWGKDTAQIVSYYAFKAEDPAPLALPNDIAVAVEDGGMYVYLVLNGNSKLEKIRWSDRSIVWEASTGMAPYGVALAGGKAYVSNWAGPVPPDSTDRETAGIPYGRVFIDPRTGATAQGTVSVIDRTSGQVLREVGVGLHPNAILAGPGGREVYVANGNSDNVSVLRTEDDAVIDSIAIQLAGADAFIGDTPDGLALDTEGKTLFVSAGMDNAVAVVALGEPGKSKVKGFIPTEAYPAGLVVSKGYLYVANLEGEGARVANENKAYNSHHQEATLSAIPLPDERQLRSYTTWAKANNFVFRTELTKLPARQGVQPVPVPERIGEPSLFKHVIYIIKENRTYDQVLGDMPEGNGAPSLCMYGDTVTPNQHKIARSFLLFDNYYASGKCSAEGHQWTDEGMVTDYVEKNVRAWFRSYPHVQTDALVYDKEGFIWNNALDHGKSVRIYGEATTVFVNGPQNWTDIYGLLARDQPLSFFNTTTISRVRPILDTLYPGFDGPNISDQFRANAFIQELHDFEKKPGDQWPELMVLALPNDHTVGTRPGNPSPESMVADNDLALGRIVDAVSQSRFWDSTAIFVTEDDSQAGWDHVSAYRTTGFVISPYSRLHRTIHTNYNQVSMLRTIEQILGIPPMNMLDATAVPMTDCFDATGLDRTVYHWQPNRIPLDKMNPDVALLTGKAKRYALASASPQFAHIDGGNDDLLNHILWFAANGNKPYPQAMVLPKRLRKDHDD; this is encoded by the coding sequence ATGCGCCTATTTTTTCTTTCCCTCATTTCCCTCTCCATCTCCCTCGGAGCCCTGGCTCAAACTACGGATGAATACCGTCGCCCCTACGACACCAGTACGCTGGAGCCTGGCAAGGGCGCTATTTTGCTGCCCTACAACCGGTTGATCAACCCGGCGGGTACGGTATTGCATTTTGGTAGTGGGGCCCTGGAAAACCACAGCCTGGACGCCGTCCTTCTCCCGGGCGGGGACGTCCTGGCGGTCGAGGACCGTTACGGGGTGGCCTTTGTCCGCGTCCCGGACAACCAGTTGATCTTCCGGCTGGACTATGGTAAAGAGGCCTTTCGCGGCTGTATGAGCACGTATTCGGGGATCAAGACGTATACGGATGCGGACGGGCAGGTCCACGTGTTGTGGAGCGCTTCGGAAACGGGGCATGGCAAAGCCTATCTCTTTGACGCGCTTTGGGGCAAGGATACGGCCCAGATCGTTTCCTATTATGCCTTTAAGGCGGAGGACCCGGCGCCGCTCGCGCTGCCCAACGACATCGCCGTAGCGGTGGAAGACGGTGGTATGTATGTCTACCTGGTCCTCAACGGGAACAGCAAGCTGGAAAAGATCCGCTGGAGCGACCGCTCCATCGTGTGGGAAGCGTCCACGGGGATGGCCCCGTACGGGGTGGCCCTGGCGGGTGGCAAGGCGTATGTGAGCAACTGGGCGGGACCGGTGCCCCCCGATTCGACGGACCGCGAAACCGCGGGTATTCCCTACGGACGCGTCTTTATCGATCCGCGCACGGGCGCGACCGCCCAGGGGACCGTGTCGGTCATCGACCGGACCAGCGGACAGGTACTCCGGGAAGTCGGCGTGGGGCTGCACCCGAACGCGATCCTCGCCGGTCCGGGCGGCCGCGAGGTATACGTGGCCAACGGGAACAGTGATAACGTATCGGTCCTTCGCACCGAGGACGACGCCGTTATAGATTCCATAGCGATCCAACTGGCGGGCGCGGACGCCTTTATCGGGGATACGCCCGACGGGCTGGCGCTGGACACAGAGGGGAAAACACTTTTTGTATCCGCCGGCATGGACAACGCCGTGGCGGTCGTGGCGCTGGGTGAACCGGGGAAGAGCAAGGTAAAGGGTTTTATACCGACAGAAGCCTATCCCGCCGGCCTGGTTGTGAGCAAAGGGTATCTCTATGTCGCCAACCTGGAAGGGGAGGGTGCCCGCGTAGCTAATGAAAACAAGGCCTACAACAGCCACCACCAGGAGGCGACGCTCTCGGCGATTCCCTTGCCGGATGAGCGTCAACTGCGTTCGTATACAACCTGGGCAAAGGCCAATAATTTTGTTTTCCGGACCGAGCTGACGAAGTTGCCCGCAAGACAGGGCGTCCAGCCGGTGCCTGTCCCGGAGCGGATCGGGGAGCCCTCGTTGTTTAAACACGTCATCTACATCATCAAGGAAAACCGTACGTACGACCAGGTGTTGGGTGACATGCCGGAAGGCAACGGCGCGCCGTCTTTGTGTATGTACGGGGATACGGTCACGCCCAACCAGCACAAGATCGCGCGCTCGTTCCTGTTGTTCGACAACTACTATGCGTCAGGGAAGTGCTCCGCGGAAGGACACCAGTGGACTGACGAGGGCATGGTGACGGATTATGTGGAAAAAAATGTCCGCGCCTGGTTCCGGAGCTACCCGCACGTACAGACGGACGCCCTTGTCTATGACAAGGAGGGCTTTATCTGGAACAACGCCCTGGACCACGGGAAGTCCGTCCGGATCTACGGAGAAGCGACGACGGTCTTTGTCAACGGTCCCCAGAACTGGACCGACATTTATGGCCTGCTGGCCAGGGACCAGCCCCTTTCGTTTTTCAATACCACGACGATCTCCCGGGTGCGCCCGATCCTGGATACACTGTATCCGGGTTTTGACGGTCCGAATATCTCCGACCAGTTCCGCGCCAACGCTTTTATCCAGGAACTACACGACTTTGAAAAAAAGCCGGGAGACCAATGGCCGGAACTGATGGTCCTGGCCCTTCCCAACGACCATACCGTGGGTACCCGCCCGGGGAACCCTTCACCCGAATCGATGGTGGCGGACAACGACCTGGCCTTGGGCCGGATCGTGGATGCTGTCAGCCAAAGTCGTTTTTGGGATTCCACCGCGATCTTCGTCACCGAGGACGACTCGCAAGCCGGCTGGGACCATGTGTCCGCTTACCGGACCACGGGTTTTGTCATTAGCCCCTATTCCCGGTTGCACCGCACGATCCACACCAACTACAACCAGGTGTCGATGCTGAGGACGATCGAACAGATCCTGGGGATACCGCCCATGAACATGCTGGATGCCACGGCGGTGCCGATGACGGATTGTTTTGATGCCACCGGCCTCGATCGGACGGTTTACCACTGGCAGCCCAACCGGATTCCCCTGGACAAGATGAACCCCGACGTCGCCCTGCTGACGGGCAAGGCCAAACGATACGCCCTGGCGTCGGCCTCGCCCCAGTTTGCCCACATCGACGGGGGGAACGACGATTTGCTCAACCACATCCTTTGGTTTGCGGCGAATGGGAACAAACCCTATCCGCAAGCGATGGTGTTGCCAAAGCGGTTGAGGAAAGACCACGACGACTAA